Proteins encoded by one window of Rattus rattus isolate New Zealand chromosome 10, Rrattus_CSIRO_v1, whole genome shotgun sequence:
- the Becn2 gene encoding beclin-2, whose protein sequence is MSPALFLCHRCNEPLKLLQQQGGPLEVQHHANLPTEMPVSGQSPVRTSHRAHPDGGRTCQGGACCTFTLLGESVSVRTLHTVQNTTIETFEILSDQKVVDHPLCVECTDNLLVQLDDQLTLVASDNQSYQGFLERQSLVSEEETEALHAELRAELSGLEQEEARLVQELEDLDGHHARVAAELRAAQAESKELYQQNEEHRASYSVLKMEQLELTDQLSSVENQLQYALGQLCHLRNTSIFDATFTISDDGPLGMINNFRLGCLPGVRVGWTEINAAWGQTALLLFSLSKMAGLQFQRYQLVPLGDHSYLKSLTADEVLPLFSDGNHSVFLNNTFDCAMKAFLDCLQQFVEETEKDERYPCLPYRIHPLEGEMEDIGDSGDCCSIRTHLNTEEEWSRALKFMLTDLKLIVAWASSRYC, encoded by the coding sequence ATGTCTCCCGCCCTCTTCCTATGCCATCGCTGCAATGAGCCCCTGAAACTCTTACAGCAGCAGGGGGGGCCCTTGGAAGTCCAGCACCATGCCAATCTCCCCACAGAGATGCCAGTTTCTGGACAGTCCCCGGTCAGGACCTCCCACAGAGCCCACCCTGACGGTGGCAGGACGTGCCAGGGAGGTGCCTGCTGCACCTTTACTCTGCTTGGTGAGTCTGTCTCCGTGAGAACTTTGCACACCGTCCAAAATACCACCATAGAGACCTTCGAAATCCTCTCGGACCAAAAGGTGGTGGACCACCCGCTGTGCGTGGAGTGTACCGACAATCTTCTGGTGCAACTAGACGACCAACTCACTCTCGTTGCATCTGACAACCAGAGCTACCAAGGTTTCCTGGAGAGACAGTCGCTGGTGAGTGAGGAGGAGACGGAGGCGCTACACGCGGAGCTACGTGCTGAACTGTCGGGTCTGGAGCAGGAGGAGGCAAGGCTGGTGCAGGAGCTAGAAGACCTCGATGGCCATCATGCAAGGGTAGCCGCCGAACTCAGAGCAGCCCAGGCCGAGAGCAAGGAGCTGTATCAACAGAATGAAGAGCACAGGGCCAGCTATTCTGTTTTGAAGATGGAACAGCTGGAGCTGACGGACCAGCTGAGCAGTGTGGAGAACCAGCTGCAGTACGCCCTGGGTCAGCTGTGCCACTTAAGAAACACCAGCATCTTCGACGCCACATTTACCATTTCAGATGACGGTCCCTTGGGCATGATCAACAATTTCAGGCTGGGCTGCCTCCCAGGAGTCCGGGTGGGGTGGACTGAGATCAATGCCGCCTGGGGACAGACAGCCTTACTGCTCTTCAGCTTGTCCAAGATGGCCGGCCTGCAGTTCCAGAGGTATCAGTTGGTGCCCTTGGGGGACCATTCCTATCTCAAGTCCTTGACTGCTGATGAGGTGCTGCCGCTGTTCTCCGATGGGAACCACAGCGTCTTCTTGAATAACACGTTTGACTGTGCGATGAAGGCCTTCCTGGACTGTCTGCAGCAGTTTGTGGAGGAGACTGAGAAGGACGAGAGATACCCCTGCCTGCCCTACAGGATCCATCCGctggaaggggagatggaggacaTCGGAGACAGCGGGGACTGCTGCTCCATCAGGACCCATCTGAACACAGAGGAGGAGTGGTCGAGGGCTCTGAAGTTCATGCTTACGGACCTGAAGTTGATTGTTGCTTGGGCTTCCTCAAGGTACTGTTAG